The Sulfolobus islandicus Y.N.15.51 sequence ACTATCTTTTTATGTAAATCCATAGGATATTCGTTCTTCCATAACGCTTCTTCTGCTCTACCTCTATTTTCCTCTACGAAATTTTCCACTTCCTCTGCTAAACTCTTATGCTCTTCTTTCCACCAGGGTAAAGGTTCCACCAAGATATATCACTAATCAATTTAATTGAGAAACATTAATAAACTTATTTTAAGCAGTTAAATCACTCGTAAAAATATGAATTAAAAAATTATTTTGATTTCGCCTCCTATTGCCATTTTTATTACTGTTAAAATGTCCTCTTGACTTACCATTGGCATTTCCCATCCATTCCTAGAATATAATTCAGATACCTTTTTACTAATTTCTTCTAAATTGTTTATTTCAATTCCCTTTAAGCTATTCTCGAAATCAAATAAATATTGCGTAGGACTACAGTAAAAATCTCCGCTAATCATAATATCCTTAATAACCTTTTTATCAGTTAATAAATGAACAACGAGTAGCTTTCTAGCCTTATATCTTGCGAATCCTAAAACGTGATTCGGTGGTATATTTGCAAACCTCTTACCACTGGACCTTAAGTATAAATGCTCTTCAGAGGAGGCAATTTTTCTATACTCCTCTCTGATCTTTTTAGCTTCATCTGAAAGTTCATGCTCTTCTAAATCTAACCTTAAGGTCTCTCCGAAACTACTCACAAAGGCATTGTAAACTTCTTCCATTGATGGTTTATAGCCAGTTTCCTCTTCAACTGAAGAAACATAATCTTGAGGACCCTTAGCAGTCTTATCCTTAAACTTCTCTGGAGGGATTCTCAAAACTTTAACCATCTCTTCCACGTTTAACTTACCTATTCCTATTACCATGTTAAGGACTAATGTATTGCCTATTGTAGTGAATCCGAAGCCAGTTATTTTCTTATGACTTTTAGGAGAACCAACTCTAACATCTCCTATATGATCATACCATGCTCCCTTAACCTCTAATTTGTAATATGCATGAGCTGTAGCCGAACCTATTTGACAGAATGCCTTGTCCATGTTAGGAAAGAAATCTGAAGGCATTGCCATATATAGTGCCATACTTGAATTTTTGTCACTATATATTGTACCTCCTCCCACACCTAATCTCCTTACAACTTGAATACCCCTTCTCTTAGCCTCCTCTAAATTTACTTCAGTATCTAAGTCTTGGAAATACCCTAAACTTACACCACTAATTTTACTGCCTACAACAGCCATTATAGGGACGTTTAGTCTTCTAGACTCCTCAACTAATGAAGCTGGAATTGCTACACTATCTAGGAGATCCCCGTTTTTAATTAACATACTCTTTCCTTTCATATTAAATGATATCTCGTTAAAATTCCTAATAAAACTTTCTTTAGCCACTTTCCTTGAAAAGTAGAGGTTACACCACTCATCTTAAATTAGATAAAAAATATTAACACATTGACCGATTAAAACCTTTGCTATTAAATAAAGTATTCATTATAAAATGTTTCAAATATAAGTGTAATGATTAAAGATGAAATATCATATAAAAAATTTAATTAAATAAATTTGTCTAGTTTACCTTCCAATTTCAATAAGGATTCAAATAGGAAGTAATCACCCCATATAAGTTCACTGTTAACTCCTAATTCTCGTTTTTTAAAATAACACCCATTAGTTAAAGCTCCTGGTATTTTAGAGTTAATTAAGTAATTTTCTACAAGACTTTCTATTGTATTCTTAGCGAATTCCCAATAAGAGAGTTTAAGTAATGATGAGGCAGCTATTGCAGTAGCTGAAGTATCTTTAATCGTTTTATCATTGAAATCCCAATATGCTATGTAATCCTTGGGAACATTTTTAATCCACCATTCTGATGTTAATCTTGAAACGCTTAAAAACTCCCTATCGTAAAAGGAAAGCAAA is a genomic window containing:
- a CDS encoding lipoate--protein ligase family protein — its product is MKGKSMLIKNGDLLDSVAIPASLVEESRRLNVPIMAVVGSKISGVSLGYFQDLDTEVNLEEAKRRGIQVVRRLGVGGGTIYSDKNSSMALYMAMPSDFFPNMDKAFCQIGSATAHAYYKLEVKGAWYDHIGDVRVGSPKSHKKITGFGFTTIGNTLVLNMVIGIGKLNVEEMVKVLRIPPEKFKDKTAKGPQDYVSSVEEETGYKPSMEEVYNAFVSSFGETLRLDLEEHELSDEAKKIREEYRKIASSEEHLYLRSSGKRFANIPPNHVLGFARYKARKLLVVHLLTDKKVIKDIMISGDFYCSPTQYLFDFENSLKGIEINNLEEISKKVSELYSRNGWEMPMVSQEDILTVIKMAIGGEIKIIF